The following coding sequences are from one Ursus arctos isolate Adak ecotype North America unplaced genomic scaffold, UrsArc2.0 scaffold_23, whole genome shotgun sequence window:
- the ZNHIT2 gene encoding zinc finger HIT domain-containing protein 2, which produces MEPAGPCGFCPAGEAQPARYTCPRCNVPYCSLRCYRAHGTCAEDFYRDQVLGELRGRSASPSRLASALRRLRQQRETEDDPEDAGREPGPAPGGLTRFWELLAPAEKAAFEQLLSRGEAGRLLPPWRPWWWGRGAGLRLLEEVDDAAGRDPAELEPTPARTPPEPVKEAAAEPFLEDAPEACAPTVPTRIPTLASLSRSPASPLVRFQLPNVLFAYAHTLALYHGGDDALLSDFCATLLGVSGTLGAQQVFASAEEALQAAAQVLEAGEHPPGPLGTWGAMREAARILMGRGPTDQKGYTLAALGHLAQTLGRARKQAVATEERDRLYRARKKCQFLLAWTNENEMALTPLALDCARAHRAHAVAADEVAALTRELEQLWGGPLPPAPRILIEELPG; this is translated from the coding sequence ATGGAGCCGGCCGGGCCCTGTGGTTTTTGCCCGGCCGGGGAGGCCCAGCCCGCGCGCTACACCTGTCCTCGCTGTAACGTGCCCTACTGCTCTCTGCGCTGCTACCGGGCGCATGGCACCTGCGCCGAAGACTTCTACCGGGACCAGGTGCTGGGAGAGCTCCGCGGCCGCAGCGCCTCGCCCAGCCGCCTGGCCAGCGCCCTACGGCGGCTGCGTCAGCAACGCGAGACCGAGGACGACCCCGAGGACGCAGGCCGCGAGCCTGGCCCGGCTCCAGGCGGCCTCACCAGGTTCTGGGAGCTGCTCGCCCCGGCCGAGAAGGCGGCCTTCGAGCAGCTGCTGAGCCGTGGCGAGGCCGGGCGGCTGCTGCCCCCGTGGCGGCCGTGGTGGTGGGGCCGCGGGGCCGGGCTGCGGCTTCTGGAGGAGGTGGATGATGCTGCGGGCCGTGACCCTGCGGAGTTGGAACCCACCCCCGCGAGGACGCCACCGGAACCCGTGAAGGAGGCCGCCGCCGAGCCGTTCCTCGAAGACGCTCCCGAGGCCTGTGCGCCCACCGTACCCACCCGGATCCCCACGCTGGCCAGCCTGAGCCGCAGCCCGGCCTCGCCGCTCGTGCGCTTCCAGCTGCCCAACGTGCTGTTCGCCTACGCGCACACTCTTGCCTTGTATCACGGCGGCGACGATGCGCTGCTCTCGGACTTCTGTGCCACGCTGCTAGGTGTTTCCGGAACCCTGGGTGCGCAGCAGGTCTTCGCCTCTGCCGAGGAAGCCCTGCAGGCCGCAGCCCAGGTGCTCGAAGCAGGGGAGCATCCGCCTGGGCCTCTGGGCACATGGGGTGCCATGCGCGAAGCCGCTCGCATCCTGATGGGCAGAGGCCCGACCGACCAGAAAGGCTACACGCTGGCAGCCCTGGGGCACTTGGCACAGACCCTGGGCCGGGCCCGGAAGCAAGCTGTGGCCACGGAAGAGCGAGATCGCCTCTACCGGGCGCGGAAGAAGTGCCAGTTTCTATTGGCTTGGACCAATGAAAATGAGATGGCCCTCACACCCCTGGCCCTGGACTGTGCCAGGGCCCATCGAGCCCATGCTGTGGCGGCCGATGAGGTGGCAGCCCTCACCCGGGAGTTGGAGCAGCTTTGGGGAGGCCCTCTGCCACCTGCTCCAAGAATTCTCATCGAGGAACTCCCTGGCTGA
- the TM7SF2 gene encoding delta(14)-sterol reductase TM7SF2 isoform X2, translating to MLLLPATMFHLLLVAHSGPARLLGPPPYLPGPEVLWSPQTLLLWLAWLGLQAALYLLPARKVAEGQELKDKSRLRYPINGFQALVLTALLVGLAVSAGLPLGALPEMLLPLAFAATLTAFIFSLLLYLKALVAPASALAPGGNSGNPIYDFFLGRELNPRIWSFDFKYFCELRPGLIGWVLINLALLMQEAELRGSPSLAMWLVNGFQLLYVGDALWHEEAVLTTMDITHDGFGFMLAFGDLAWVPFTYSLQAQFLLHHPQPLGLPMASVICLINAVGYYIFRGANSQKNTFRKNPSDPRVAGLETIPTATGRQLLVSGWWGMVRHPNYLGDLIMALAWSLPCGVSHLLPYFYVLYFTALLVHREARDEQQCLRKYGLAWREYCRRVPYRILPYVY from the exons ATGCTGCTGCTTCCTGCCACCATGTTCCACCTGCTCCTGGTGGCCCACTCGGGCCCGGCGCGCCTCCTGGGCCCACCCCCCTACCTGCCCGGACCCGAAGTGCTGTGGAGCCCTCAGACGCTGCTGCTGTGGCTCGCCTGGCTCGGCCTTCAGGCGGCTCTCTACCTATTGCCGGCACGCAAG GTGGCCGAGGGACAGGAATTGAAGGACAAGAGTCGCCTGCGCTACCCCATTAACG GCTTCCAGGCCCTGGTGCTGACAGCCCTGTTGGTGGGCTTGGCTGTGTCGGCTGGGCTGCCTCTGGGGGCGCTCCCAGAAATGCTCCTGCCCTTGGCCTTCGCGGCCACCCTCACCGCCTTCATCTTCAGCCTCCTTCTCTATCTGAAGGCTCTGGTGGCCCCTGCCTCGGCCCTGGCACCTGGGGGGAACTCAG GCAATCCCATCTACGACTTCTTCCTGGGACGGGAGCTCAACCCGCGCATCTGGTCCTTCGACTTCAAATATTTCTGTGAACTGCGGCCTGGCCTCATCGGCTGG GTCCTCATCAACCTGGCCCTGCTGATGCAGGAAGCGGAACTTCGGGGGAGTCCCTCCCTGGCCATGTGGCTGGTCAATGGCTTCCAGCTACTCTATGTGGGTGATGCCCTCTGGCATGAG GAGGCTGTTCTCACCACCATGGACATCACACACGACGGCTTTGGCTTCATGCTGGCCTTTGGGGACCTAGCCTGGGTACCCTTCACTTACAGCCTGCAGGCCCAGTTCCTGCTCCACCACCCGCAGCCCCTGGGGCTGCCCATGGCCTCAGTCATCTGCCTCATCAATG CTGTTGGTTACTACATCTTCCGAGGAGCCAATTCCCAGAAGAACACCTTCCGGAAGAATCCTTCTGACCCCAGAGTGGCTG GCCTTGAGACCATCCCCACAGCCACGGGGCGGCAGCTGCTGGTGTCTGGGTGGTGGGGTATGGTCCGCCATCCCAACTACCTTGGAGACCTCATCATGGCTCTGGCCTGGTCCTTGCCCTGTG GAGTGTCTCACCTGCTGCCCTATTTCTACGTCCTCTACTTCACGGCACTGCTGGTGCACCGCGAGGCCCGGGACGAGCAGCAGTGCCTGCGCAAGTACGGCCTGGCCTGGCGCGAGTACTGCCGGCGCGTGCCTTACCGAATCCTGCCCTACGTCTACTGA
- the TM7SF2 gene encoding delta(14)-sterol reductase TM7SF2 isoform X1, translated as MASPQGSRAPLEFGGPLGAAALMLLLPATMFHLLLVAHSGPARLLGPPPYLPGPEVLWSPQTLLLWLAWLGLQAALYLLPARKVAEGQELKDKSRLRYPINGFQALVLTALLVGLAVSAGLPLGALPEMLLPLAFAATLTAFIFSLLLYLKALVAPASALAPGGNSGNPIYDFFLGRELNPRIWSFDFKYFCELRPGLIGWVLINLALLMQEAELRGSPSLAMWLVNGFQLLYVGDALWHEEAVLTTMDITHDGFGFMLAFGDLAWVPFTYSLQAQFLLHHPQPLGLPMASVICLINAVGYYIFRGANSQKNTFRKNPSDPRVAGLETIPTATGRQLLVSGWWGMVRHPNYLGDLIMALAWSLPCGVSHLLPYFYVLYFTALLVHREARDEQQCLRKYGLAWREYCRRVPYRILPYVY; from the exons ATGGCCTCTCCTCAGGGCTCCCGGGCTCCGCTGGAATTCGGGGGACCCCTGG GCGCCGCGGCGCTGATGCTGCTGCTTCCTGCCACCATGTTCCACCTGCTCCTGGTGGCCCACTCGGGCCCGGCGCGCCTCCTGGGCCCACCCCCCTACCTGCCCGGACCCGAAGTGCTGTGGAGCCCTCAGACGCTGCTGCTGTGGCTCGCCTGGCTCGGCCTTCAGGCGGCTCTCTACCTATTGCCGGCACGCAAG GTGGCCGAGGGACAGGAATTGAAGGACAAGAGTCGCCTGCGCTACCCCATTAACG GCTTCCAGGCCCTGGTGCTGACAGCCCTGTTGGTGGGCTTGGCTGTGTCGGCTGGGCTGCCTCTGGGGGCGCTCCCAGAAATGCTCCTGCCCTTGGCCTTCGCGGCCACCCTCACCGCCTTCATCTTCAGCCTCCTTCTCTATCTGAAGGCTCTGGTGGCCCCTGCCTCGGCCCTGGCACCTGGGGGGAACTCAG GCAATCCCATCTACGACTTCTTCCTGGGACGGGAGCTCAACCCGCGCATCTGGTCCTTCGACTTCAAATATTTCTGTGAACTGCGGCCTGGCCTCATCGGCTGG GTCCTCATCAACCTGGCCCTGCTGATGCAGGAAGCGGAACTTCGGGGGAGTCCCTCCCTGGCCATGTGGCTGGTCAATGGCTTCCAGCTACTCTATGTGGGTGATGCCCTCTGGCATGAG GAGGCTGTTCTCACCACCATGGACATCACACACGACGGCTTTGGCTTCATGCTGGCCTTTGGGGACCTAGCCTGGGTACCCTTCACTTACAGCCTGCAGGCCCAGTTCCTGCTCCACCACCCGCAGCCCCTGGGGCTGCCCATGGCCTCAGTCATCTGCCTCATCAATG CTGTTGGTTACTACATCTTCCGAGGAGCCAATTCCCAGAAGAACACCTTCCGGAAGAATCCTTCTGACCCCAGAGTGGCTG GCCTTGAGACCATCCCCACAGCCACGGGGCGGCAGCTGCTGGTGTCTGGGTGGTGGGGTATGGTCCGCCATCCCAACTACCTTGGAGACCTCATCATGGCTCTGGCCTGGTCCTTGCCCTGTG GAGTGTCTCACCTGCTGCCCTATTTCTACGTCCTCTACTTCACGGCACTGCTGGTGCACCGCGAGGCCCGGGACGAGCAGCAGTGCCTGCGCAAGTACGGCCTGGCCTGGCGCGAGTACTGCCGGCGCGTGCCTTACCGAATCCTGCCCTACGTCTACTGA